In Schizosaccharomyces osmophilus chromosome 2, complete sequence, the following proteins share a genomic window:
- the plo1 gene encoding Polo kinase Plo1, whose amino-acid sequence MASVAVKEPKAAITPKKKTKPSRLCYTPPTNIANSKKKILYTRYDCIGEGGFARCFRVKDDNGNIYAAKVIAKASLQNDKTRQKLFGEIKVHQSMSHPNVVGLIDCFEDKTNVYLVLELCEHKSLMELLRKRKLLTEPEVRFLMLQILGALKYMHNKRVIHRDLKLGNIMLDESNNVKIGDFGLAALLMDDEERKMTICGTPNYIAPEILFNSKEGHSFEVDLWSAGVVMYALLVGKPPFQDKEVKTIYKKIKANSYGFPPNIPISSEAKNLIASLLTQDPSVRPSVDEIANHDFFHSGYMASSLPDDILSIQPVWPSTQSRSSFQRNLDYVASAAGVGFGKSAGIEKNKPYALKTDEGDDDHILPSVLSPRDRVNPVMKIGPETKPSSTKLSSIFEAARKTNEETLPSRVKALKEESRSVPKSKLTRSGTLDYETRSGSVSIGNLSDNVIWINIKKTALKIGMGLESRPVASSQEPMTAKNILFITKWVDYSNKYGLGYQLSNESVGVHFNDQTSLIFSADENVIEYISHQKNAEAKHTMFSTGKAPDALKNKIYLLKHFKSYMVQNLSRAVQDETLDDIDIKNAGSMVFMHNYLRTRQAIMFRLSNGTYQFNFVDHVKVVVSPGVQGIMVLDKEKEKMVFTLEEACWFTEDLRSRLKYIREVLESWASKLESAR is encoded by the exons ATGGCTAGTGTCGCAGTAAAAGAGCCAAAGGCTGCTATAactccaaaaaagaagacaaagCCTTCTCGTTTATGCTACACTCCTCCTACCAACATTGCaaatagtaaaaaaaaaatcctgTATACCCGCTATGATTGTATAGGAGAAGGAGGATTTGCTAGATGCTTTCGGGTGAAAGACGATAATGGAAATATATATGCAGCAAAGGTTATAGCTAAAGCATCATTACAGAATGATAAAACTCggcaaaagctttttgggGAAATAAAAGTGCATCAGTCCATGAGCCACCCGAACGTTGTAGGGCTCATTGACTGTTTCGAAGATAAAACAAATGTCTATTTAGTTTTGGAACTTTGTGAGCACAAGTCATTGATGGAATTGCTacgaaagagaaaattgCTCACGGAACCAGAAGTACGATTTCTCATGCTTCAGATTTTGGGAGCATTAAAATATATGCACAACAAAAGAGTCATTCATCGGGACTTGAAGCTCGGGAATATAATGTTAGACGAAAGCAATAATGTAAAAATTGGTGATTTTGGTTTAGCTGCCTTGCTTatggatgatgaagaacGAAAGATGACGATATGTGGTACTCCTAACTATATTGCACCTGAAATTCTATttaattcaaaagaagggCATTCATTTGAAGTTGATCTTTGGAGTGCTGGTGTGGTAATGTATGCTCTTCTAGTGGGAAAACCTCCGTTCCAAGACAAGGAAGTAAAGActatttataaaaaaattaaggCAAATTCTTACGGCTTCCCTCCTAATATTCCTATTTCATCAGAAGCTAAGAATCTAATCGCTTCTCTGTTGACGCAAGACCCATCTGTTCGTCCAAGCGTTGACGAAATAGCAAATCAtgattttttccattcagGTTATATGGCTTCCTCCCTACCTGATGATATTTTATCTATTCAGCCCGTATGGCCCTCTACGCAATCCAGATCGagctttcaaagaaatttgGATTATGTAGCATCGGCAGCTGGCGTCGGTTTTGGCAAATCAGCtggaattgaaaagaataaaccGTATGCATTAAAAACAGATGAGGGAGATGATGATCACATTCTTCCTAGCGTTTTAAGTCCTCGAGATCGGGTAAATCCAGTCATGAAAATTGGACCAGAAACAAAACCCAGTTCTACGAAGCTATCTTCGATTTTTGAAGCAGCCCGCAAGACAAATGAAGAGACCCTTCCTTCAAGAGTAAAAGCACTAAAAGAAGAGTCTCGTTCCGTCCCGAAATCCAAACTTACACGCTCTGGTACTTTAGATTATGAAACACGCTCAGGTTCCGTTTCCATTGGCAATTTATCAGACAACGTAATATGGAttaacataaaaaaaactgCTCTGAAGATTGGCATGGGACTTGAATCACGACCCGTGGCCTCAAGTCAAGAACCCATGACAGCGAAAAATATCCTGTTCATCACCAAATGGGTTGACTATTCCAACAAATACGGTCTAGGATATCAGCTATCGAATGAGTCGGTGGGTGTGCATTTCAACGATCAAACCTCGTTGATATTCTCTGCAGATGAGAACGTGATTGAATACATAAGTCATCAAAAGAATGCAGAGGCAAAACATACGATGTTTTCGACGGGCAAGGCGCCTGATGCtctaaaaaacaaaatttatcTTCTTAAGCATTTTAAGAGCTATATGGTACAAAATCTATCACGGGCTGTACAGGATGAAACACTTGACGATattgatataaaaaatgcCGGCTCTATGGTTTTCATGCATAACTATCTCAGGACTCGTCAAGCAATTATGTTTCGGTTAAGTAACGGAACCTATCAA TTTAATTTTGTCGACCACGTCAAAGTCGTTGTTTCACCAGGTGTACAAGGCATTATGGTATTAgacaaagagaaagagaaaatggTATTTACATTGGAAGAAGCATGCTGGTTCACTGAGGATTTACGGTCACGCTTGAAATATATTCGTGAAGTATTAGAATCCTGGGCTTCGAAGTTGGAATCCGCACGTTAA
- the mdm28 gene encoding mitochondrial inner membrane protein involved in translation Mdm28, producing MLKNQVLTRPLIKGSQLRNVPRCAPFIQQMIPIRTYGYLPVRSTSKTTLSLSDSKLKSAYFGMKYGFPMRYSSQTPQESQKQDVAESPKPEQKPVAPVKKASIWQRLKGGVLHFWDGTRLLGVEIKISSKLVYKMAVGYEMTRRESRQLTRTLKDIGRLVPFSMFVIVPFAELLLPIAVKLFPNLLPSTFEDPKDKQAKKEKLRKVRSDVSGVLRDTIKSGKFTFSDETSKSKEFRDFFLKVRTSGQSPSRQELINVCQYFKDDITLDNLSRAQLIALCRYMNLNAFGTDPLLRYNIRSRMRQIRRDDRAIYIEGINSLSVPELFNACNSRGIRSQGLSPAKLKDEMSVWLEMRIKHGIPSVILMLSNAFSYGYHEGTYESRWDALQDTLASIPDELYHETVVDMPSEEISNKQRLEILREQEELIEEEAENPDVANKVKDTASGPSMSAKPKDNKKV from the exons ATGCTGAAAAATCAGGTTTTGACGAGACCTTTGATCAAAG GTTCTCAATTGAGAAATGTGCCGAGATGTGCACCCTTCATACAGCAGATGATACCTATCAGAACGTATGGATATCTTCCGGTTAGGTCTACAAGCAAAACTACTCTTTCACTTTCGGATTCCAAGCTGAAGAGCGCGTATTTTGGTATGAAGTATGGGTTCCCTATGAGATACTCATCCCAGACACCTCAAGAATCCCAGAAACAAGATGTCGCGGAATCTCCTAAGCCTGAGCAAAAGCCTGTGGCGCCAGTAAAAAAGGCTTCCATATGGCAGCGGTTAAAGGGAGGTGTTTTACATTTTTGGGACGGTACCAGACTTCTCGGTGTGGAAATTAAAATTTCCTCAAAgcttgtttacaaaatgGCTGTCGGCTATGAAATGACGAGACGTGAGAGCCGTCAATTGACCAGAACGCTCAAAGACATTGGTCGTCTTGTTCCCTTCTCGATGTTTGTCATTGTTCCTTTTGCTGAATTGCTTTTACCTATCGCTGTCAAACTGTTCCCCAACCTTCTTCCTAGCACTTTTGAGGATCCCAAGGACAAACAAGCAAAGAAGGAGAAGCTCCGTAAAGTACGTTCCGACGTTTCCGGGGTACTTCGGGATACTATTAAATCTGGAAAATTCACATTTTCTGACGAAACCAGCAAATCAAAGGAATTCcgtgatttctttttaaaggTTCGTACTAGCGGACAATCTCCTTCTCGTCAAGAATTAATTAATGTTTGCCAATATTTCAAGGATGACATTACTCTGGACAATTTGTCTCGTGCCCAATTAATTGCCCTTTGTCGATACATGAATTTGAATGCTTTTGGTACTGATCCCTTGCTTCGTTACAACATTCGCTCTAGAATGCGCCAAATTCGTCGGGACGATCGTGCCATCTACATTGAGGGCATCAACTCCTTGTCTGTTCCTGAACTCTTCAATGCCTGCAACTCTCGTGGTATTCGTTCCCAAGGTCTTTCTCCTGCTAAGCTCAAAGACGAAATGTCTGTGTGGTTAGAAATGCGTATCAAGCACGGAATCCCATCTGTTATTTTGATGCTTTCCAACGCTTTCTCTTATGGATACCATGAGGGTACTTATGAATCTCGCTGGGATGCTTTGCAGGATACACTTGCTTCAATCCCCGATGAACTCTACCACGAAACTGTTGTTGATATGCCTAGCGAAGAAATCTCAAATAAGCAACGCCTTGAAATTTTGAGAGAACAAGAAGAACTCATCGAggaagaagctgaaaacCCCGATGTTGCGAACAAGGTCAAGGATACTGCTAGTGGACCCTCTATGTCTGCTAAGCCCAAAgacaacaaaaaagtataa
- the msh1 gene encoding mitochondrial MutS protein Msh1 produces the protein MLVWRNRWIQFCSLKFLHNCRRFTWCRVANKSPKAKGVQLLQGALGPPLELIQPKEKNILPPLLKEVKLQQKKFADCILLTRVGNFYELYFDQAEELGPLLNLRVSKKKTSNYEVSMAGFPFFKLDRYIKVLVEDLKRCVALSEEVLRPADDFSSKNMYTRFVARVITPGTLIDENFMDPFQSNYVMSIISQDAVHNVVEGDTASGGLDRKSHSLRIGLSWLDLSTGEFFSQTSDSQRLAGDLARIQPKEIVLDSRLQAGSTHPILDSIDQNIYFISYTPMQNWSLQQWSSYLEKEIDSSYAENCSELERKAGSVLLSYVSDRLVNSHTNLRAPVHVSLRNSMLIDASAMKGLEIRSSLQENRYAGSLLHAIKRSVTKSGSRLLTQRLCSPSTDIAEINRRLDLVEVFIHQDQLRTDIRHLLKRSNDTHRILQRLLMRRGNAYDLLGLSNNFSIIKSIESLLTEANSKTLKPLLNAFHQHDALASLISEALNEGALVQKRDEEEKEAEDIAAESTELSESEPIVTGARKRLPVSENAFKQNFFDIWIVKPTFNETLKTLHKRIGRLLLSYERLQNTLDKKFESKATLRKSPSKLYYVHIKSSSSLMLKEFTSIFPKATVFNTTKTTASVQLSEWSSLGLELESAKSFIHQEEARVLQMIIDTVLKEHRKIRDTANLLDELDISTSFADLAVECEFSRPVMNDSLSHTIIQGRHPIVEKGLKNKLYQFTPNDCLVGNSGDNIWLLTGPNMAGKSTFLRQNAVISILAQMGSFVPASYAKIGIVDQIFSRIGSADNLYHQQSTFMVEMMETAFILKNATSRSFIIMDEVGRGTTARDGLALAYGCLKYLCDVNKARTLFATHAHELAEKFKAYKNVKCYCTDIVVNEKTNTFTFDYKIREGVNKRSHGLRVAEVAGLPKEVLAAANELLQQTASP, from the exons ATGCTAGTATGGAGAAATAGATGGATTCAGTTTTGCTCTTTGAAATTTCTCCATAATTGTCGACGATTTACTTGGTGTCGTGTTGCAAACAAATCaccaaaagcaaaaggtGTACAATTGCTTCAAGGCGCTTTAGGGCCTCCATTGGAACTGATtcaaccaaaagaaaaaaatattttgcCTCCTTTATTAAAGGAAGTTAagcttcaacaaaagaagttCGCCGACTGCATACTGCTAACGAGAGTTGGtaatttttatgaattgtaCTTTGATCAAGCAGAGGAACTAGGTCCTCTATTAAATTTAAgagtttcaaaaaagaagacttCCAATTATGAAGTTTCTATGGCAGGATTTCCTTTCTTCAAGCTTGATAGGTATATCAAAGTTCTAgttgaagatttgaaaagatGCGTTGCACTAAGTGAAGAAGTTCTTCGTCCTGCTGAtgacttttcatcaaaaaatatgtATACTCGTTTTGTTGCGCGTGTAATAACTCCAGGGACTCTCATTGATGAAAACTTTATGGACCCTTTTCAGAGTAATTATGTCATGTCTATTATATCTCAAGATGCTGTTCATAATGTTGTTGAAGGAGACACCGCTTCTGGAGGTTTAGATAGAAAGTCTCATAGTCTTCGTATTGGACTATCATGGTTGGATTTGTCAACAGGTGAATTTTTCTCTCAAACTAGTGACAGCCAACGTTTAGCAGGAGATTTAGCACGTATCCAACCGAAAGAGATTGTTTTGGATAGTCGATTACAGGCCGGCAGCACTCACCCTATTCTGGACAGTATCGAtcaaaatatatattttatatcTTACACCCCTATGCAAAATTGGAGCTTACAGCAATGGTCTTCTTACttagagaaagaaattgattCCTCATATGCAGAGAATTGCTCTGaattagaaagaaaagctgGTTCTGTTTTGTTGTCATATGTGTCTGATCGTTTAGTAAATTCACATACAAACCTTCGCGCTCCGGTTCACGTTTCTTTACGAAACTCCATGTTGATAGATGCTTCTGCTATGAAAGGGCTTGAAATAAGGTCATCCCTACAGGAAAATCGCTATGCCGGCAGTCTACTGCATGCAATAAAAAGATCAGTAACTAAGTCTGGGTCTCGTTTACTGACTCAGCGACTTTGCTCTCCTTCTACTGATATTGCTGAGATCAATAGAAGACTCGATTTGGTCGAAGTATTCATTCATCAGGACCAACTTCGAACAGATATTAGGCATTTACTTAAACGATCGAATGATACACACAGAATACTTCAGCGGCTTTTGATGCGCCGTGGAAATGCTTACGATTTGCTAGGACTTTCcaataatttttctattataaAAAGTATAGAAAGTCTTCTTACTGAGGCAAATTCCAAAACACTAAAGCCGTTGCTAAATGCTTTTCATCAACATGACGCTTTAGCTTCCCTCATTTCAGAAGCTTTAAATGAAGGTGCTTTGGTGCAAAAACGTgacgaagaggaaaaagaagctgaGGATATCGCTGCTGAATCAACAGAATTGTCTGAATCCGAGCCGATCGTCACTGGTGCTAGGAAACGATTACCCGTTTCTGAAAATGCTTTTaagcaaaatttttttgatatttggATTGTTAAACCCACGTTCAACGAAACTTTGAAAACTCTGCATAAGCGTATCGGACGCCTGCTGCTTTCCTACGAGAGGCTACAAAATACTTTGGATAAGAAAtttgaaagcaaagcaacTTTACGAAAAAGTCCTTCAAAGTTATACTATGTGCACATTAAGTCCTCCAGTAGCCTTATGCTGAAGGAATTTACGTCCATCTTTCCAAAGGCTACGGTGTTTAATACTACCAAAACTACAGCTAGCGTTCAACTTTCAGAATGGTCTTCTCTTGGTTTAGAGCTTGAAAGCGCTAAATCGTTCATTCATCAAGAAGAAGCTCGCGTACTGCAAATGATTATTGATACAGTGCTAAAAGAACACAGAAAAATACGTGATACTGCCAACCTATTGGATGAGCTTGATATATCTACGTCTTTCGCAGATTTAGCTGTCGAATGTGAATTTTCACGACCAGTTATGAATGATTCTCTATCACATACAATAATTCAAGGTCGTCATCCTATCGTTGAAAAGGGTCTTAAGAATAAATTATATCAGTTTACGCCGAATGATTGCTTGGTTGGGAATTCCGGCGACAATATCTGGCTTTTGACTGGTCCTAACATGGCAGGGAAAAGCACCTTTTTGAGGCAAAATGCAGTTATATCTATATTAGCACAGATGGGTAGTTTTGTACCGGCAAGCTATGCAAAAATAGGTATTGTGGATCAAATATTTAGTAGGATCGGGTCTGCCGATAACCTATACCATCAACAGTCTACCTTCATGGTGGAGATGATGGAAActgctttcattttaaaGAATGCAACAAGCCGGTCTTTTATAATAATGGATGAAGTGGGACGTGGAACTACTGCTAGAGATGGTTTAGCATTAGCTTATGGGTGCTTGAAGTATTTATGTGATGTTAATAAGGCTCGCACACTATTCGCTACGCATGCACACGAGTTAGCAGAGAAATTCAAAGCATATAAAAACGTCAAATGCTATTGTACTGATATCGTTGTTAACGAG AAAACCAATACCTTCACTTTCGATTATAAGATTCGAGAGGGTGTTAACAAGAGATCTCACGGATTAAGAGTAGCTGAAGTAGCTG GTCTCCCAAAAGAAGTATTGGCAGCGGCTAATGAACTTCTCCAACAAACCGCAAGTCCTTAA
- the taf7 gene encoding transcription factor TFIID complex subunit Taf7, giving the protein MVKLKIRTGPPPPPPPEEPKPQLPASGVPTAIPKIKIKAREPKGPRLTKIRLKRVREPGLGYDSEASDREEDPCIEEQIILRMMPGEDCEYVRKAIENREIGKGADVWVKFKDQRRAVVHVNGHLYGAKLVDLPCVIESNKSFDKKVIFKAADVCQMLLVTGRIDHENDVLNTHLKQSDYVYPHGLTTPMHWVRQKRFRKRVSNRTIEAVENEVDRLLTMDERAISTSSELVDHSMLARDSSVALSEDISFDTMQSAGVGVGDQDQRIPGDMFDGMDEDDLAGQIEQGMLELSQDTRESTAEPQLAGEESVSDEEDEEEEDEEDNEADDETRESKRQTRLVREFISELETSIQKRKKDAEEATNPILRNRFLADVNRMVTELELKRTQLVESDEQIE; this is encoded by the exons ATGGTAAAATTGAAGATTCGAACGGGTCCTCCTCCTCCGCCGCCACCAGAGGAGCCGAAACCGCAACTTCCAGCGAGCGGAGTCCCAACGGCAATTCctaaaatcaaaatcaaagcGCGAGAGCCTAAGGGCCCGCGATTAACAAAAATCCGCCTGAAACGTGTCCGGGAGCCGGGTTTGGGATATGATTCAGAAGCATCGGATCGAGAAGAAGACCCTTGCATTGAAGAGCAAATCATCCTTCGAATGATGCCAGGCGAAGACTGTGAATATGTTCGAAAAGCCATTGAAAATCGCGAAATAGGCAAGGGAGCCGATGTGTGGGTGAAGTTTAAAG atCAACGACGTGCTGTTGTTCATGTCAATGGACATTTGTATGGAGCAAAATTAGTGGATTTACCGTGCGTTATAGAATCAAACAAGTCGTTTGATAAAAAAGTCATATTCAAAGCAGCTGATGTCTGTCAAATGCTTTTAGTCACTGGCCGCATAGACCATGAAAACGATGTGCTGAATACCCACTTAAAACAGTCCGATTATGTATATCCTCATGGTCTTACGACTCCTATGCACTGGGTTCGTCAAAAACGATTCCGTAAACGCGTATCCAACCGTACCATAGAAGCTGTGGAAAATGAAGTAGATCGACTGCTGACAATGGATGAAAGAGCGATTAGCACGTCAAGCGAACTTGTAGACCACTCTATGTTAGCTAGGGATTCCAGTGTTGCGTTATCGGAGGATATTTCGTTTGACACGATGCAATCAGCCGGCGTTGGTGTGGGTGACCAAGACCAACGGATACCTGGTGACATGTTTGATGGGatggatgaagatgatttGGCTGGTCAAATCGAACAAGGAATGCTTGAACTTAGCCAGGATACAAGAGAGTCGACTGCAGAGCCCCAACTTGCTGGCGAGGAATCAGTTAGCGATGAGGAGgacgaagaagaggaagatgaagaagataatGAAG CTGATGATGAAACACGCGAAAGCAAACGACAAACAAGATTGGTGCGTGAATTCATTTCCGAATTGGAAACTTCTATTCAAAAACGTAAAAAAGATGCGGAAGAGGCCACGAATCCCATTTTACGGAATCGTTTCCTTGCCGATGTCAATCGTATGGTTACAGAATTAGAATTGAAGCGCACCCAGTTAGTTGAAAGCGATGAGCAAATTGAATAG
- the gld1 gene encoding mitochondrial glycerol dehydrogenase Gld1: protein MLSMHRQSLAKGLPKYLPCRLAHLAPIQGSLCSPASWGKRFYSPLESERPKEMGWEKELTTDRIFTSPQKYAQGRNIFGRSFTYVKSWATDSAVVLADPNIWKICAPTIVNSLESNGMKVTKLIFGGESSLKEIHRLQAECPSDSQIVIGVGGGKTIDTAKYLANEMRVPCIIAPTTASSDAATASLSVIYTSEGEFQKYSFYPTNPNFIMVDTDVIVKAPVRFLISGIGDALSTYVETESVLRSHSLSFAGGVPTVAGAAIARACKETIEKFAVAGILSNLRGVCTEAFENTVEANTLLSGLGFENGNLAAAHAIHNGLTTAHGNIHRLMHGEKVAYGTLAQLILENWPLEDYYKMVAFMSKCHLPVTLEELGIPFVTDEELLMIGRATLRPDESIHNMSKKFTPQDIADAIKAVDSYSKKWREENNWTESFELPASRHHPHVSDIHP from the coding sequence ATGCTTTCCATGCACCGTCAATCCCTTGCCAAAGGGCTTCCCAAGTATCTTCCTTGCAGGCTTGCCCATTTGGCTCCCATACAAGGCTCCCTTTGTAGCCCTGCTAGTTGGGGCAAGCGATTTTATTCTCCTTTAGAATCGGAACGACCCAAGGAAATGGGTTGGGAGAAGGAACTTACAACCGATCGTATCTTTACTTCCCCCCAAAAGTATGCTCAAGGACGCAATATTTTTGGCCGTTCTTTTACCTATGTCAAAAGTTGGGCTACGGATTCCGCGGTCGTCCTTGCCGATCCCAATATCTGGAAAATTTGTGCTCCCACCATCGTCAACTCTTTGGAATCCAATGGCATGAAGGTAACCAAACTTATCTTTGGTGGCGAATCCAGTTTGAAGGAAATCCATCGTTTGCAAGCCGAATGCCCTTCCGATTCGCAAATTGTCATTGGCGTCGGCGGTGGTAAAACCATCGACACTGCCAAATACTTGGCTAACGAAATGCGTGTTCCTTGCATTATCGCTCCTACGACTGCCTCTTCTGATGCTGCCACTGCTTCTCTTTCCGTCATTTACACTTCCGAAGgtgaatttcaaaagtacAGCTTTTATCCCACCAATCCCAACTTTATCATGGTCGATACCGATGTCATTGTTAAAGCACCTGTACGTTTCCTCATCAGTGGTATTGGTGATGCCCTTTCCACGTATGTAGAAACCGAAAGCGTCCTCCGTTCCCACTCCCTCTCGTTTGCCGGTGGTGTCCCTACCGTCGCTGGTGCTGCTATCGCTCGCGCTTGCAAGGAaaccattgaaaaatttgcCGTTGCTGGTATCCTTTCCAACTTACGTGGTGTTTGCACggaagcttttgaaaataccGTCGAAGCCAACACTTTGCTTTCTGGTTTGGGTTTTGAAAACGGAAATTTGGCTGCTGCTCATGCCATCCATAACGGTCTTACCACCGCTCATGGAAACATCCATCGCTTGATGCACGGCGAAAAAGTTGCCTATGGAACTTTGGCTCAGcttattttggaaaactgGCCTCTCGAAGATTACTACAAGATGGTCGCTTTCATGTCCAAGTGCCATCTCCCAGTAACTTTGGAAGAACTCGGTATTCCCTTTGTTACCGATGAAGAGCTCTTGATGATTGGTCGTGCTACCTTACGTCCCGATGAGAGTATTCACAACATGTCCAAAAAATTTACTCCTCAAGACATTGCAGATGCTATCAAGGCTGTTGACTcttattccaaaaaatgGCGCGAGGAGAATAACTGGACCGAGAGTTTTGAATTGCCCGCTTCTCGTCACCATCCCCATGTATCTGATATCCATCCTTGA
- the vta1 gene encoding Vps20 associated protein Vta1 codes for MSTIELETVPKEFSSIRNFVQRYNELSKYNPVIAYWCLYWAAQVGLSSSTGLTNTCRDFLLNLVERLEELRKELNENENVHDEESAKVYVNSFAMEVLLQAEEKSKQNTPDMLAYLAAKDFFDLLKVWGPLDEQTRKYLKFCKLRAVESSKRKSSTREGSADGKKDAPAPAPAPASASASEKTPASTQIDREMLTRESVKSPEVDFESLGLSTTMTGRPSSIAPLEQKALENEPRKNTQANAGKSFDLDELQDSLSRLTPREVDRQQEVERGGVSRGSLHVPSPGHARLPSEHASLTDQRSESLDDSTTAVSSSPSFPVSQMPSQSSIGSSTLPAMSSGTSVARNDLNDINHLDSIEAARGHARYAYSALDYDDTATAIFHLKSALGLLEP; via the exons ATGAGTACGATTGAGTTGGAAACGGTACCGAAAGAATTTTCATCGATTCGAAACTTTGTTCAAAGGTACAACGAGCTAAGCAAGTACAACCCTGTCATTGCGTATTGGT GTTTGTATTGGGCAGCACAAGTGGGCTTGTCGAGTTCGACGGGGTTAACCAACACTTGTCGGGactttttattgaatttagTAGAACGTTTAGAAGAG CTACGAAAAGAGttgaatgaaaacgaaaacgtTCATGACGAAGAAAGCGCAAAGGTGTATGTAAATTCGTTTGCTATGGAGGTGTTATTACAGGCGGaggaaaaaagcaaacaaaacacGCCCGATATGTTGGCGTATCTGGCAGCCAAAGACTTTTTTGATCTTTTGAAGGTCTGGGGACCTCTGGACGAACAG ACTCGGAAATATCTCAAGTTTTGTAAGCTTCGCGCAGTGGAGAGTTCAAAGAGAAAGTCGTCTACGAGGGAGGGGTCAGCGGATGGGAAAAAGGATGCACCAGCACCAGCACCAGCACCAGCATCAGCATCAGCATCGGAGAAAACACCTGCATCGACCCAAATAGACAGAGAGATGCTGACAAGAGAATCAGTGAAATCACCCGAGGTTGATTTTGAGTCGCTAGGACTATCTACCACGATGACCGGTCGACCGTCTTCGATTGCCCCTTTGGAGCAAAAAGCGTTGGAAAACGAACCTCGAAAGAACACTCAAGCAAATGCAGGAAAATCGTTTGACCTTGATGAGTTGCAAGACTCGTTGTCGAGATTGACTCCAAGGGAAGTTGATCGACAACAAGAGGTGGAAAGAGGAGGAGTTTCTAGAGGCAGCCTGCATGTGCCATCGCCTGGTCATGCGAGATTGCCAAGCGAACATGCATCATTGACGGACCAACGCTCAGAGAGTCTTGATGATTCAACCACGGCGGTTTCCTCTTCTCCTAGTTTCCCGGTCAGCCAAATGCCATCTCAATCCTCCATCGGATCCTCCACCCTTCCGGCAATGAGCTCTGGAACATCCGTGGCTCGAAACGATTTGAACGACATTAATCATCTCGACAGCATAGAGGCGGCACGAGGCCATGCGCGATATGCTTACAGTGCCTTGGACTACGACGACACTGCAACCGCCATCTTTCACTTGAAAAGTGCCTTGGGCTTACTTGAACCTTAG